From Silurus meridionalis isolate SWU-2019-XX chromosome 14, ASM1480568v1, whole genome shotgun sequence, a single genomic window includes:
- the gosr2 gene encoding Golgi SNAP receptor complex member 2, producing the protein METLYHQTNKQIQEIQSNMGRLETTERQSVHLVENELQARIEHVFTHLERLEILAGKEPPNRRQNAKLRVEQLKYDMQHLQSALRNFQQRRYTREAQERERDELMSRTFTTNDMDTSIPIDDTLQFNSNLQSAHRGMDDLLGSGASILNGLRDQRSTLKGTHKKMLDVANMLGLSNTVMRLIEKRATQDKFIMVGGMLITCVVMFLVFKYLS; encoded by the exons ATGGAGACTCTTTACCACCAAACTAACAA ACAAATCCAGGAGATCCAGTCCAATATGGGGCGACTGGAGACAACCGAGCGACAGTCTGTTCACC tgGTTGAAAATGAACTGCAGGCCAGAATTGAGCACGTCTTCACTCATCTGGAACGTCTCGAGATCTTGGCTGGGAAAGAACCACCGAACCGCCGTCAGAACGCCAAACT GCGCGTGGAGCAGCTGAAGTACGACATGCAGCATTTACAGTCAGCCCTGAGAAACTTTCAACAGAGACGATACACACGTGAGGCTCAGGAGAGGGAAAGGGACGAGCTGATGAGTCGCACGTTCACCACCAAC GACATGGACACGTCCATCCCCATAGACGACACTCTTCAGTTTAATTCTAACCTGCAGAGTGCACACAGGGGCATGGACGACCTTCTCGGCTCCGGAGCGAGCATTCTCAACGGCCTCCGCGACCAGAGAAGCACGCTGAAG GGTACCCATAAGAAGATGCTCGACGTGGCCAACATGTTGGGGTTGTCCAACACGGTGATGCGTCTGATCGAGAAACGAGCCACTCAGGATAAATTCATCATGGTAGGAGGAATGCTAATCACCTGCGTCGTCATGTTCCTGGTTTTTAAATACCTGAGCTGA